A window of Micrococcus endophyticus contains these coding sequences:
- a CDS encoding ABC transporter permease — MSDVTAFAGLRPAPRPSVTPAVTAAQPPAAPTPRPVPAPARLDVVYLELLRWSLAQTGALLPVVVVVQAVLAFGVVVGFGLLIPDLDLPTAAYLATGAPTVLILTVGLVMVPQAVSTARLRGSYTFQRSLPVPRLLLLAADLTMWGLVALPSIVVAVGIGALWYGFELRVDWPLLLGTAALTVLTASATGYAIAVLLPPLLAQVTTQVVLFFIMLFSPVTFPPERLPEWFQALHALLPVQASADAIRAGLLADSYSVSGGSLVVLAVWCVAGLVVTLSAISRRA, encoded by the coding sequence ATGTCTGACGTCACCGCCTTCGCCGGCCTTCGCCCGGCGCCCCGGCCCTCCGTCACTCCGGCGGTCACCGCCGCTCAGCCCCCGGCCGCACCGACACCACGACCGGTGCCCGCCCCGGCCCGCCTCGATGTGGTCTACCTTGAGCTGCTCCGCTGGTCCCTCGCGCAGACCGGCGCGCTGCTCCCCGTCGTCGTGGTGGTCCAAGCGGTGCTCGCCTTCGGGGTGGTCGTGGGGTTCGGTCTGCTGATCCCTGACCTGGACCTGCCCACCGCCGCCTACCTCGCGACGGGCGCCCCGACCGTCCTCATTCTGACGGTGGGTCTCGTGATGGTGCCGCAGGCGGTGTCCACGGCCCGTCTCCGGGGGTCCTACACCTTCCAGCGCTCCCTGCCCGTGCCCCGGCTCCTACTCCTGGCGGCCGACCTGACCATGTGGGGGCTGGTGGCGCTGCCGTCGATCGTGGTGGCCGTGGGCATCGGGGCGCTCTGGTACGGCTTCGAGCTCAGAGTGGACTGGCCGCTGCTCCTGGGCACCGCCGCGCTGACCGTGCTGACGGCCTCCGCCACCGGCTATGCGATCGCCGTGCTGCTCCCGCCCCTGTTGGCCCAGGTGACCACGCAGGTGGTGCTCTTCTTCATCATGCTGTTCTCGCCGGTGACCTTCCCACCGGAGCGACTGCCGGAGTGGTTCCAGGCCCTCCACGCCCTCCTGCCCGTCCAGGCCTCCGCGGACGCGATCCGGGCGGGACTGCTCGCGGACTCCTACAGCGTCTCCGGAGGCTCGCTCGTGGTGCTCGCGGTCTGGTGCGTGGCCGGCCTGGTGGTCACGCTCTCGGCGATCTCCCGGCGGGCGTGA
- a CDS encoding GAP family protein, whose product MTADLDALLALAPVLTALALVDALSLGALAVPVWLLAAPGRLRTGRVLLYLGTLAGFYVLVGIALLLGVSAVAAMDLVDTESPVFRAGLFAAGAALLVASFVIDPGGGRRRGRSRSGAGRLSRWRDRALGAPDDDGRVGSLGPVIGLALAAGVLEVVTMVPYLGAVGVLSASPLPLAGQIAALAGYCLVMIAPALLLAVFRVLFRDALTPLLRRLDRWFVDHGTSTTAWLLGIVGVVLMVHNVRFVHEVLAAAPVTSLAPGLL is encoded by the coding sequence ATGACAGCGGACCTCGACGCCCTCCTCGCTCTGGCGCCCGTGCTCACGGCGCTCGCCCTCGTGGACGCGCTCAGCCTCGGAGCCCTCGCCGTGCCGGTATGGCTGCTGGCCGCCCCCGGCCGGCTGCGGACGGGACGCGTGCTCCTCTACCTCGGCACCCTCGCGGGGTTCTACGTCCTGGTGGGGATCGCCCTGCTGCTCGGCGTCTCCGCCGTGGCGGCCATGGACCTGGTGGACACCGAGTCCCCGGTCTTCCGCGCCGGCCTGTTCGCAGCAGGAGCCGCCCTGCTCGTGGCCAGCTTCGTGATCGACCCGGGAGGCGGCCGTCGACGCGGGCGTTCGCGCAGCGGGGCCGGCCGCCTGTCCCGCTGGCGGGACCGCGCCCTGGGCGCTCCGGACGATGACGGCCGCGTGGGGTCCCTCGGCCCCGTGATCGGCCTGGCGCTCGCGGCAGGCGTCCTCGAAGTCGTCACCATGGTCCCCTACCTCGGAGCCGTAGGCGTCCTGAGCGCATCGCCCCTTCCGCTGGCGGGCCAGATCGCGGCCCTCGCCGGCTACTGCCTCGTCATGATCGCCCCCGCCCTCCTGTTGGCGGTGTTCCGTGTGCTGTTCCGTGACGCCCTCACACCGCTGCTGCGCCGCCTGGACCGGTGGTTCGTGGACCACGGCACCTCCACCACGGCGTGGCTGCTCGGGATCGTCGGCGTCGTGCTGATGGTCCACAACGTCCGCTTCGTCCACGAGGTGCTCGCCGCCGCACCCGTGACATCCCTCGCCCCCGGCCTCCTCTGA
- a CDS encoding sensor histidine kinase — translation MGDLTYLGGVEGQAAAWVAAAVYLPVLALAVSVRAAALLWMLEAVAGILVLPGEVAQLVAVGLVAVVLNVVITFTLETREWRVFTALSGLYVVVHAVTSGGGASAMLVLLTLLALTTVTGVFLSRYRARWVHAAERVEALNRVQKEVRAEERTAIAHELHDIVAHDITAIVMQARRARFVDDAKRQEILETIGDAGQSTLEDLRRMLLVLRRTEDVEAPTHAQDRDAVLDVMGSTEESATLSAVGLADTLEGVGEALRRAGMEISLQVTGDMTEVPTVIRQSLRRVLRELGTNILKHGDPDSPVTMSLEVGDGEVTVRTRNRIGATAPVMSSGTGVEALKTRVEVYDGRISMGVTAADEWATRIWIPFPS, via the coding sequence ATGGGTGACCTCACCTATCTCGGGGGCGTCGAGGGGCAGGCGGCCGCATGGGTCGCGGCCGCCGTCTACCTGCCGGTCCTCGCCCTCGCCGTCTCCGTCCGCGCCGCGGCCTTGTTGTGGATGCTCGAGGCCGTGGCCGGCATCCTCGTTCTTCCTGGCGAGGTCGCCCAGCTGGTGGCCGTGGGCTTGGTGGCGGTCGTTCTCAATGTCGTCATCACCTTCACCCTGGAGACCCGTGAGTGGAGGGTCTTCACGGCTCTTTCCGGCCTCTACGTCGTGGTGCATGCTGTCACCTCGGGCGGCGGCGCCTCGGCCATGCTCGTGCTCCTCACTCTGCTGGCTCTCACCACGGTGACGGGCGTGTTCCTCTCTCGCTATCGGGCGCGTTGGGTGCACGCCGCCGAACGGGTGGAGGCCCTGAATCGGGTCCAGAAGGAGGTGCGGGCGGAGGAGCGCACGGCGATCGCCCACGAGCTGCACGACATCGTCGCCCACGACATCACGGCGATCGTCATGCAGGCGCGCCGGGCCCGGTTCGTCGACGATGCGAAACGGCAGGAGATCCTCGAGACGATCGGCGACGCCGGCCAGTCGACCCTCGAGGACCTGCGGCGCATGCTGCTGGTCCTGCGCCGCACCGAGGACGTGGAGGCACCGACCCACGCCCAGGATCGAGACGCGGTCCTGGACGTGATGGGCTCCACGGAGGAGTCCGCCACCCTGAGCGCCGTGGGTCTCGCCGACACGCTCGAGGGGGTCGGAGAGGCGCTGCGCCGTGCCGGCATGGAGATCTCCCTGCAGGTCACCGGCGACATGACGGAGGTCCCCACCGTGATCCGCCAGTCCCTGCGTCGAGTCCTCCGCGAACTCGGCACCAACATCCTCAAGCACGGCGACCCGGATTCTCCGGTGACGATGAGCCTCGAGGTCGGCGACGGCGAGGTGACGGTGCGCACGCGCAATCGGATCGGCGCCACGGCTCCGGTGATGTCGTCCGGCACGGGCGTTGAGGCGCTGAAGACGCGTGTCGAGGTCTACGACGGGCGCATCTCCATGGGCGTCACGGCCGCAGACGAGTGGGCCACGCGCATCTGGATCCCCTTCCCATCCTGA
- a CDS encoding ABC transporter ATP-binding protein codes for MQHVLAARRLTKTYGTTRANDEVDLTVRPGEVVGLLGHNGAGKTTLVSQAAGLVRPDVGTLHVAGVDVLAQPAVARRALALQPQSQVPLDGLSPTSAIRLAARLRGLSRRDAAAAAADLVDRLDIGRWARQRAGAEGAGLSGGVRRLTAFAMAAAAPVPLVVLDEPTNDVDAARRRLLWAHVRRLADDGAGVLLVTHNVAEAESVVDRLAVLDGGAVVAAGTPQDLRGPIGTGLRLELWSAPDDVAPPFPVSRSVRTGRRTLLSIPRESAEHAVAWASSLHQRGAVEQFSLTPMSLEDVYLALTGPSPAGPATTRSATASAEKEPAHV; via the coding sequence ATGCAACACGTGCTGGCCGCCCGGCGGCTCACCAAGACCTACGGCACCACCCGGGCCAACGACGAGGTGGACCTGACAGTGCGCCCCGGTGAGGTGGTGGGGCTGCTCGGGCACAACGGCGCCGGCAAGACCACCCTCGTCTCGCAGGCCGCCGGCCTCGTGCGCCCGGACGTCGGCACGCTCCACGTGGCCGGCGTCGACGTACTCGCCCAGCCGGCCGTCGCCCGCCGTGCGCTGGCGCTCCAGCCTCAGTCCCAGGTGCCTCTGGACGGGCTCAGTCCGACGTCGGCCATCCGCCTGGCCGCCCGGCTGCGCGGGCTGAGCCGCCGTGACGCCGCTGCGGCCGCCGCCGACCTCGTGGATCGCCTCGACATCGGCCGGTGGGCACGTCAGCGTGCCGGGGCCGAGGGGGCGGGCCTGTCCGGCGGCGTCCGGCGGCTCACCGCCTTCGCCATGGCCGCTGCCGCCCCCGTGCCGCTGGTGGTGCTGGACGAACCGACCAACGACGTCGACGCGGCTCGCCGTCGTCTGCTGTGGGCCCACGTACGCCGCCTCGCCGATGACGGCGCCGGAGTCCTCCTGGTCACGCACAACGTCGCGGAGGCGGAGTCCGTGGTGGACCGACTCGCCGTGCTCGACGGCGGCGCGGTGGTGGCCGCCGGCACTCCCCAGGACCTGCGCGGCCCGATCGGAACGGGGCTGCGCCTCGAGCTGTGGTCGGCTCCCGACGACGTCGCGCCGCCGTTCCCAGTGAGCCGGAGCGTCAGGACCGGGCGCCGCACGCTGCTCTCCATCCCCCGCGAGTCCGCCGAACATGCGGTGGCCTGGGCATCGTCCCTGCACCAGCGGGGCGCCGTGGAGCAGTTCTCCCTCACGCCGATGAGCCTCGAGGACGTCTATCTCGCCCTGACCGGGCCCTCTCCGGCTGGTCCGGCAACCACCCGCTCCGCGACCGCCTCCGCCGAGAAGGAGCCCGCTCATGTCTGA
- a CDS encoding response regulator, which yields MTTIRLLLVDDEGLTRETLRDYMSADPDIEIVGEASDGRAAVVQARGLAPDVILMDMQMPKMDGVEATRLIHEEHPEIGILGLSTFSTDRYVVPLLRAGASGYLVKDALPEEMVAAVRAVATGESVLSPQVTRHVVHGVAESVPAVPDVDEDLLNSLTERELEVIDLLAQGKSNKEIAAALFITESTVKARFVKVMAKLGVRDRVQILITALDLGLVRLPGSRRA from the coding sequence ATGACCACGATCCGTCTGCTGCTCGTCGACGACGAGGGACTCACGCGGGAGACCCTGCGCGACTACATGTCCGCCGACCCCGACATCGAGATCGTGGGGGAGGCCTCGGACGGGCGCGCCGCCGTCGTGCAGGCCCGCGGTCTGGCGCCGGACGTGATCCTCATGGACATGCAGATGCCGAAGATGGACGGGGTGGAGGCCACCCGGCTCATCCACGAGGAGCATCCTGAGATCGGGATCCTCGGGCTGAGCACCTTCTCCACGGACCGCTACGTGGTGCCCCTGCTGCGCGCGGGCGCGTCGGGCTACCTCGTCAAGGACGCCCTGCCGGAGGAGATGGTCGCCGCCGTCCGCGCCGTCGCGACGGGTGAGTCGGTGCTCTCTCCGCAGGTCACCCGCCACGTCGTCCACGGCGTGGCCGAGTCCGTGCCGGCCGTCCCCGACGTGGACGAGGACCTCCTCAACTCCCTCACCGAACGCGAGCTCGAAGTGATCGACCTGCTCGCCCAGGGCAAGAGCAACAAGGAGATCGCGGCCGCCCTGTTCATCACCGAGTCCACGGTCAAGGCCCGGTTCGTGAAGGTCATGGCCAAGCTCGGCGTGCGGGACCGCGTACAGATCCTGATCACCGCCCTGGACCTGGGACTCGTTCGTCTCCCGGGATCGCGCCGCGCCTGA
- a CDS encoding aldehyde dehydrogenase family protein produces the protein MTLTTPPPASVAFRGRTPAPSGTPARFGTAAPTARFRLGSLAWQGTRLEGDAVETAAAHVMDDLVGRGVTPDSTVVLESDDSGRTVLALLALAGLRCSVVLVDRLDRAFDGSTARFAAASAIVLRAVDAQEAGQETGSPAPLDLRAVLTAVERGRHPQSPVAVPQWETWFRSPRALGVFSSGTTTGQPTLVWKSGADLAENALATARSLDYSGDDVLLPLLPLSGQYGSSCVLIAWVLGAGLVTSRRHRPGEALRMIQRCAVTAVDAPPLVYRAMIDELRRRPGTAEALSGVRLFGVGGEGVSELLLRDFHAETGRGLVDGYGLTQLGNVAFAEPAVPGAPTDPLPVQRVLRPVDTFQVSVVDDEGVPVLDGVPGRILVGRTDRTPVVGDDLWFDTGDVGHGDSGGLVVAGRTGMAMRNGTVIPFAWIEATLARAGIEAYAVAAAGATSTRIWLMVHDPLHRSRDHWQARILPLIDPELQPDVVQVVGQVPVDESGKVSRRRLQALAAGLQSGRGRQRRDRMSALGRLRSTVLAHRQELMHLIQELSDLPTAQHDFRAMLNVLDMAEGELSLHTTPESIPVDVFMARNAILESFAIYCLVPSLWARRIRVRPATGTEKVVERLVELLQDGCPAPLAFHREPQQDFVRRVAAEPSVVLFTGHRSNAEDVLAQLTGRHVFLYFGRGVNPVVVFPDAGLERASKEIVYSRLYNGGQDCLAPDIVLVHEDVAEELEALLTRDAAEYVTANGGRLAPLAKDSDLLGAVAYLTAHAGGLVSGGGLRFEHRTFDPAVVRVTGQARSRPHEHFAPILSTATFADTDEVLGLLHSEHYRENGFGTAVYGGTESFARAMTDIGLVAWGQSLVAAIPPFEPFGGNGVESGFIHHRGRRTLGPINITQAAVRFGASLKAGDQA, from the coding sequence ATGACCCTCACCACTCCACCCCCCGCCTCCGTCGCCTTCAGAGGCCGGACGCCCGCTCCCTCCGGCACCCCGGCCCGGTTCGGCACGGCGGCCCCCACGGCACGCTTTCGCCTCGGATCCCTCGCATGGCAGGGCACCCGACTCGAGGGCGACGCGGTCGAGACCGCCGCCGCCCACGTGATGGACGACCTTGTCGGTCGGGGCGTCACGCCGGACTCCACCGTGGTCCTGGAGTCGGACGACTCCGGCAGGACGGTCCTCGCACTGCTCGCCCTCGCCGGCCTACGCTGCTCGGTGGTGCTGGTGGACCGGCTCGACCGGGCCTTCGACGGATCCACCGCCCGGTTCGCCGCTGCCTCGGCCATCGTCCTGCGCGCCGTCGACGCCCAGGAAGCCGGCCAGGAGACCGGCTCCCCAGCCCCTCTGGACCTGCGGGCCGTGCTCACCGCCGTCGAGCGTGGACGCCACCCGCAGTCCCCGGTCGCCGTGCCCCAGTGGGAGACCTGGTTCAGGTCCCCGCGCGCCTTGGGCGTCTTCAGTTCCGGCACCACCACCGGGCAGCCGACCCTCGTCTGGAAGAGCGGGGCGGACCTGGCCGAGAACGCCCTGGCCACCGCCCGGTCCTTGGACTACTCGGGTGACGACGTCCTGTTGCCCCTGCTGCCCCTCTCCGGACAGTACGGATCCAGCTGCGTGCTGATCGCCTGGGTCCTCGGAGCCGGCCTCGTCACCAGTCGCCGTCACCGTCCGGGCGAGGCCCTGCGCATGATCCAGCGCTGTGCCGTCACCGCCGTGGACGCCCCACCGCTGGTCTATCGCGCGATGATCGATGAGCTGCGCCGCCGGCCCGGAACGGCTGAAGCGCTGAGTGGAGTGCGCCTCTTCGGCGTCGGCGGCGAAGGGGTGTCGGAGCTGCTGCTGCGCGACTTCCACGCGGAGACCGGTCGCGGCCTCGTCGACGGCTACGGGCTGACCCAACTCGGCAACGTCGCGTTCGCGGAGCCGGCCGTGCCCGGCGCCCCGACGGACCCCCTGCCTGTGCAACGGGTCCTGCGCCCAGTGGACACCTTCCAGGTCTCCGTGGTCGACGACGAGGGCGTCCCCGTGCTGGACGGCGTCCCGGGACGCATCCTGGTGGGCCGCACCGACCGGACGCCGGTCGTCGGTGACGACCTGTGGTTCGACACCGGGGACGTGGGCCACGGCGACAGCGGCGGCCTCGTGGTGGCCGGCCGCACCGGCATGGCCATGCGCAACGGCACCGTGATCCCCTTCGCGTGGATCGAGGCGACCCTGGCGAGGGCCGGCATCGAGGCGTACGCGGTCGCGGCCGCAGGAGCGACCAGCACCCGCATCTGGCTGATGGTCCACGATCCCCTCCACCGGAGCCGAGACCACTGGCAGGCCAGGATCCTGCCGCTGATCGATCCGGAGCTGCAACCCGACGTCGTGCAGGTGGTGGGCCAGGTCCCGGTGGACGAGAGCGGGAAGGTGAGCCGCCGGCGCCTGCAGGCGCTGGCCGCCGGCCTCCAGAGCGGCCGAGGCCGCCAGCGCCGGGACCGGATGAGCGCGCTCGGACGGCTGCGCTCCACCGTCCTGGCGCACCGGCAGGAGTTGATGCACCTGATCCAGGAGCTCAGCGACCTGCCCACGGCGCAGCACGACTTCCGCGCCATGCTCAACGTCCTCGACATGGCCGAGGGCGAGCTCAGCCTCCACACCACGCCGGAGAGCATCCCCGTGGACGTGTTCATGGCCCGCAACGCGATCCTCGAGTCCTTCGCGATCTACTGCCTCGTCCCGTCCCTCTGGGCGCGACGCATCCGGGTGCGGCCGGCCACCGGCACGGAGAAGGTCGTGGAGCGACTCGTCGAGCTGCTGCAGGATGGGTGCCCGGCGCCGCTGGCGTTCCATCGCGAGCCCCAGCAGGACTTCGTCCGCCGCGTCGCAGCCGAGCCGTCCGTCGTCTTGTTCACGGGACATCGGTCCAACGCCGAGGACGTGCTCGCCCAGCTCACCGGCCGCCACGTGTTCCTGTACTTCGGCCGGGGGGTCAACCCCGTGGTCGTCTTCCCGGACGCCGGGCTGGAGCGGGCCAGCAAGGAGATCGTGTACTCCCGCCTCTACAACGGCGGTCAGGACTGCCTGGCGCCGGACATCGTCCTGGTGCACGAGGACGTCGCCGAGGAGCTGGAAGCCCTGCTCACCCGCGACGCCGCCGAATACGTCACCGCCAACGGCGGACGGCTCGCCCCCCTCGCCAAGGACTCCGACCTGCTCGGCGCAGTGGCCTACCTCACCGCGCACGCCGGCGGACTGGTGAGCGGGGGAGGGCTGCGCTTCGAGCACCGGACCTTCGACCCCGCCGTCGTGCGAGTGACGGGGCAGGCCCGGAGCCGCCCCCACGAGCACTTCGCTCCGATCCTGTCCACCGCGACCTTCGCCGACACGGACGAGGTCCTCGGCCTGCTGCACAGCGAGCACTACCGCGAAAACGGCTTCGGCACCGCCGTGTACGGCGGGACAGAGTCCTTCGCCCGCGCCATGACGGACATCGGGCTCGTGGCCTGGGGTCAGTCCCTCGTGGCGGCGATCCCCCCGTTCGAGCCGTTCGGCGGCAACGGGGTGGAGTCCGGGTTCATCCATCACCGAGGGCGCCGGACCCTCGGACCCATCAACATCACGCAGGCCGCCGTCCGTTTCGGCGCCTCGCTCAAGGCAGGAGACCAGGCATGA
- a CDS encoding thiamine pyrophosphate-binding protein → MSAAVLMPAAPDLSAPADAVADAGWSAAVGALVDAGVTEVFGLPDDDMRAQSALDCVGLRLHRAVRQSSAVHMAAGHAALTGIVGACVIGRGPAVAAAVPGLFEAFEAGRPVVVLASGTAASRRGTGAFQDAPTLEMVSAVTKHASRLADPADAARAVAAAVELAASAPAGPVYLELPDPEPAAAESLPHAQAVPPAVRTDLDGLADVLAESHRPLLMLGSGARACDGGQLIRLADDLGAGVVVTASGRGCFPEDHPSFLGVAGLYLMPQAAEVARRADVVLVLGSRLEETALEGMPTGPDTRWVQANLAPEHLVTRLGGVTVVADAAAVAARRPVSRADTAWARDLAAARSAAFSAAHGDVGSRTAQVLAHLSDALPAGTVTVHENGLHDIWSYSFPHLQLPPAGRTLALSEQTTLGGSVAAAAGAARAGAPLTVCLAGDTALSTFLPDLHDVLDQPLPLLYVVFDDGGMGWLDREARAAGLTSDFLGEPHLLRRLGGAHVVSADDPRLSGRAVALAVERALGGRPTLLWVPVEPSDIAPQLRGEEEA, encoded by the coding sequence ATGAGCGCGGCCGTGCTCATGCCCGCGGCACCGGATCTGTCCGCCCCGGCCGACGCCGTCGCCGACGCCGGCTGGTCCGCCGCCGTGGGCGCGCTCGTCGACGCGGGGGTGACGGAGGTCTTCGGTCTGCCCGACGACGACATGCGCGCCCAGTCCGCCCTGGACTGCGTCGGGCTCCGCCTGCACCGGGCGGTGCGCCAGTCGTCCGCCGTGCACATGGCGGCCGGCCATGCCGCGCTCACCGGGATCGTGGGGGCGTGCGTCATCGGGCGCGGTCCGGCCGTCGCGGCCGCCGTACCGGGGCTGTTCGAGGCGTTCGAGGCGGGGCGGCCGGTCGTGGTGCTCGCCTCCGGAACCGCCGCGTCCCGTCGGGGCACGGGGGCCTTCCAGGATGCGCCGACCCTGGAGATGGTCTCGGCCGTGACCAAGCACGCGTCCCGCCTGGCCGACCCCGCCGACGCGGCGCGCGCGGTGGCCGCCGCCGTGGAGCTCGCCGCGAGCGCTCCGGCCGGCCCGGTCTACCTGGAGCTCCCCGACCCCGAGCCCGCTGCGGCGGAGTCCCTCCCGCATGCCCAGGCGGTGCCGCCGGCGGTGCGCACGGACCTGGACGGGCTGGCGGACGTCCTCGCCGAGTCCCATCGACCGCTCCTGATGCTGGGGTCTGGGGCCCGAGCCTGCGATGGAGGCCAGCTCATCAGGCTGGCCGACGACCTCGGTGCCGGCGTGGTGGTGACGGCCTCGGGGCGGGGTTGCTTCCCGGAAGACCACCCGTCCTTCCTCGGCGTCGCCGGGCTCTACTTGATGCCCCAGGCCGCCGAGGTCGCCCGACGCGCCGACGTCGTACTTGTTCTGGGCAGCCGCCTGGAGGAGACCGCACTCGAGGGCATGCCCACGGGGCCGGACACGCGCTGGGTTCAGGCGAACCTCGCCCCGGAGCACCTGGTGACGCGGCTCGGCGGTGTGACGGTCGTGGCCGACGCGGCCGCGGTGGCAGCGCGTCGACCCGTCTCCCGGGCGGACACCGCGTGGGCCCGTGACCTCGCGGCGGCGCGGTCCGCGGCCTTCTCCGCGGCGCACGGCGACGTCGGGTCACGCACCGCCCAGGTGCTCGCACACCTGAGCGACGCCCTCCCCGCAGGCACGGTCACCGTGCACGAGAACGGGCTGCATGACATCTGGTCCTACTCCTTCCCCCATCTGCAGCTCCCTCCGGCTGGACGGACCCTGGCCCTGTCCGAGCAGACCACCCTGGGCGGCTCCGTCGCCGCTGCCGCCGGTGCGGCGCGCGCCGGTGCGCCCCTGACGGTCTGCCTCGCCGGTGACACGGCTCTGAGCACGTTCCTCCCCGACCTGCATGACGTCCTGGACCAGCCGCTGCCGCTGCTGTACGTCGTGTTCGACGACGGCGGCATGGGCTGGCTCGACCGTGAGGCGCGCGCCGCGGGCCTCACCAGCGACTTCCTCGGCGAGCCGCACCTGCTCCGCCGCCTTGGCGGGGCACACGTGGTCAGCGCAGACGACCCTCGCCTCTCCGGACGCGCCGTGGCCTTGGCGGTCGAGCGCGCACTGGGAGGCCGCCCGACCCTGCTGTGGGTTCCCGTGGAGCCCTCGGACATCGCACCCCAGTTGCGTGGCGAGGAGGAGGCATGA
- a CDS encoding beta-ketoacyl-[acyl-carrier-protein] synthase family protein, translated as MNTHRNEHRVVVTGLGAVTPLGVGAEETWEAVTAGRSGIRALPDEYADHTVRIGGLIDDARVDALLGHTERRRLSRSSQYGVLAGREAVSAAGLKPGEPWPIDLDRFVILSASGYGPTEILHEGTRALDTRGPRAVSPYLSIFGATDAVSSYLSVEWGTRGANQGVSAACASGTVGLGEGMRLIRHGYADAVLVIGSEDAVTPQDMASTANMRALASTFNDQPHRASRPFDRGRSGFVMSAGAAAILLESEESARTRGADYSAVLTGYGVTSDAHHATAPHPEGLGARRAMAQALADAGVEADAVDYINAHGTSTRYNDESELAAIDHVLGEHARRVPISSTKSMTGHMIGAAGVVEAMFCVQAMRDGTVPPTINLDDPEFPGFDLVPHHARAVDVSTALSNSFGFGGHNASVVLERAA; from the coding sequence ATGAACACACATCGCAACGAGCACCGGGTCGTGGTGACCGGGCTGGGCGCCGTGACCCCGTTGGGGGTCGGCGCGGAGGAGACCTGGGAGGCCGTCACGGCCGGTCGCAGCGGCATCCGTGCCCTGCCGGACGAGTACGCCGATCACACGGTGCGGATCGGCGGACTCATCGACGACGCCCGTGTGGACGCGTTGCTCGGACACACCGAGCGCAGGCGGCTGAGCCGGTCCTCCCAGTACGGCGTGCTGGCGGGACGGGAGGCAGTGTCGGCGGCGGGGCTGAAGCCGGGTGAGCCGTGGCCGATCGACCTGGACCGCTTCGTGATCCTCTCCGCCTCTGGCTACGGCCCCACGGAGATCCTCCATGAGGGCACGCGTGCCCTGGACACCCGGGGTCCGCGGGCCGTCTCTCCCTATCTGTCCATCTTCGGCGCCACGGACGCCGTGAGTTCGTACCTGAGCGTCGAGTGGGGCACCCGGGGTGCCAACCAGGGCGTGTCTGCGGCCTGCGCCAGCGGCACGGTCGGGCTGGGCGAGGGGATGCGCCTGATCCGGCATGGCTACGCCGACGCCGTGCTGGTGATCGGCTCCGAGGACGCCGTGACCCCCCAGGACATGGCGTCGACCGCCAACATGCGGGCCCTGGCCAGCACCTTCAACGATCAGCCCCATCGAGCCTCGCGGCCGTTCGACCGGGGACGCTCGGGCTTCGTGATGTCCGCCGGGGCCGCGGCGATCCTCCTCGAGTCCGAGGAGTCGGCGCGGACACGGGGGGCCGATTACTCCGCCGTTCTGACGGGCTACGGCGTGACCTCGGACGCCCATCACGCCACCGCTCCCCACCCGGAGGGCCTCGGCGCCCGGCGCGCCATGGCGCAGGCACTCGCCGACGCCGGCGTCGAGGCGGACGCGGTGGACTACATCAACGCCCACGGCACGAGCACGCGCTACAACGACGAGTCCGAGCTCGCCGCGATCGACCATGTGCTCGGCGAGCACGCGCGACGAGTCCCCATCAGTTCCACCAAGTCCATGACGGGGCACATGATCGGCGCAGCGGGGGTGGTGGAGGCCATGTTCTGCGTCCAGGCGATGCGGGACGGAACCGTTCCGCCCACCATCAACCTGGACGACCCCGAGTTCCCGGGGTTCGACCTGGTGCCGCACCACGCCCGTGCCGTGGACGTCTCGACGGCGCTGTCCAACTCCTTCGGCTTCGGCGGGCACAACGCGAGCGTCGTCCTGGAGCGTGCGGCATGA